TGCGTTTGCAAGCGACCGGCGGTGTCGATGATGCAAACATCGGCCTTCTCGGCGATCGCCGTTGCCACGGCTCGATGCGCCACGGCGGCGGGATCCCCACCTGCTTCCCCTTTGACGATGTTGGCTCCCAGTCGTTCGGCCCATATCGTGAGCTGCTCGCAAGCGGCAGCCCGGAACGTATCGCCTGCTCCCAACACGACCGATTTACCCTGCTGACGGAAATAGCTGGTGAGTTTAGCGATCGAAGTGGTTTTGCCGCTTCCGTTGACTCCCACAACCAGCACCACCGTCGGCCCTTCAGCGGCGTAGGTGATTGGCTGCAGAGGCTGGGCTACAAGCTCGCGGAGTTCGCTTTTGACCGAGGCAATCACATCGGTCAGATGGACCACACGACCGCGGAAATCGGTCTTCACGCGGTCTCGGATTCGACCGGCAGGCCCAACCCCCATGTCGGTTTTGACGAGGATCGAATAGAGCGAATCGAGCATCTCGTCGTCGACCAGCCGCCCCTCTTTTTTGAAGAGGTCGCGGATATCGGTGTTGAGCAGATCGGTCGTCTTTTTGAGCGCCGATTTCAGTCTCGCAAAAATGCCGACGGGCTGAGCCGGTTCCGCTGGTTTCTCGCTCGATGCGGCTGTTTGCTCCGCCTCAGGCTTTTTTTCTTCGGCTGCGGGCTGCTTTTTAAAGAGATCGAAAATTCCCATCGCGTTCCTCGTTTGCCGCGCTCACCGCTGCATCTGCCAGCCGTCTGCCGATTGATTTACTTCGCCGACGATCAGTCTCACGAATCTCGTTTCTTCTGCAAAAACCGATCGAGAATTCCGTTGACGAACTGCGGCGATTGGCGGGCTCCGAAACGCTTGGCAAGCTCCACCGCTTCGTTGATCGCCACCCGCTGCGGCGTTTGTGTGTGCAGGATTTCGTAGGCCCCCAGTCGCAGCACGTTTCGGTCGGTCACCGCCATGCGATCGAGCGTCCAGTGATCCGCTTTCTGTTGCAGCAGAACATCGAGCTCCTTACGCCGGCCACGCACACCGCGCAGCAAATCGCGGGCGAAGTCGACAAGCTCGACATCATCCCCCAAGCGTCGACGGAGAAACACGTCCGACACGGCAATACTGCGGTCCGGGTTCAGATCATCTTCGTAAAGGATCTGAAGCACCACTTCACGAGCTCGACTACGACGGGCCATGCAAACCTTCTTAGGATCGACTGCGAAAAATCCGCCACTGGCGACAGAAACTCATCCCCAGTATAGCAACCTGCCGTCAGCTTCGGGGGAGAGAGCAAGGACTTCCCGGAAAGTGAAAACCGTGGGGGCCACCTCGGCCTGTAGCCTTCGAGCGTGCGACAGGCGATTCATTTCCGCCTCGTCCCTCGCCAGGAAGAGCAGCGTCCCGCACAGAGAAGACACGGCGAGAACCGCAGCCCCTCCGTAAAGACAGCCGCCAGAAAGCGAGGGATCGCCCGCCTGCACTTTGAAAGTCCACCCTGCCCCGCATGGCGACCAGCGGAGAGCACGAAACCACGACAGCCGCGGTCGCAACATCGAATGCCGTTACGTCAGTCAATCGGCATCAAGGGGTTTGCAGAAGGGGGGCGAGTCACTCCCCCTTCCGCCACAACAACAGAGCCACCAAATTGGCCTTCGCGTCAAAACGGCAACAACTAGTCGCCGATATTCTCAACAGCCAAACGTGCTGACTTCAAGAGGTCACCAAGCCGGACCTTGGCCTCATAGAAAGCTTGAACTGAATAAAATCTATATCCAACTAGCAAAGATAACGACTCAAGATAGTCATACTTCTCTCCAAGTTTATTGACGATAGTCTCGATGAGCAACGATACAACTTGAAGCAACTTCGCGGATTCTTCCTGATTTCCCTCGTTTACTGCTACAGCAAGCTTCTCTAATTCATCAACCACGCCTGAATTTATAGAAAAGTATTCTTCTACTCCTTCGTCAAGTTGCGCCCACTCTGTCGCCAGTGTCTGCGCATTCGAAACATCTGCTTCTGTTGAGGTATTGCATTCTTGAACCAATCGATTGATGCTTTCTTCATCATACAGTTCAAAGGACGAATAGGATCCAGGATTATTTAGAGTTTGCTTTCGAGCGAGCAACGGCATGACGTCCACCATCTTCAAGCTCATTATGAGCTGCAGGGATCGATCGAAGTTAGTTCCATCGCTACTCATTTCGCGATCACGCAACAACTCACCAAATTCCCCACTCAATTTCGATCCTTGCTCCTTGACAAGCTCAATTATACCTTCACATTTATCAGCTATCTCATCTACCTCTAATTCCGCTGGATCTCCTACATCGTCGAGTAGAGTTACAACTTGCACCTCTTTTAGCTTGAGTGATACGTTGGCCGAATAGTTCCAGTTAGCATCGAGATATGTTTTCACTTGCCCATTTGCGGGAGCTCCGGAATAAATCTTTTCAACGATCGACGATATCTCATCAAGCCTTTCCCTACAAAACTCGAGCGATACTTTCATCTCTTCCCAATCGGTCTCGCGAGAAAATTGCTGCCAGTTTGCCCGCGGATCATCCAACTCAAGTAGTAACCTAGCAAGTTCCTCAACGTCTGCGCGATACCGCTCATCGAGCAATCCTTTGTCAAGCGCATCATTCATTGTCGACAGCCAAGCTTCACGGTCGTAACCAGCCTTGATCGAAAGTTCCGGAATAATGGGCTTCTCCACCACTTCGATGCTGGGTGGCTCGACAATCCCCTGAAGTAACTTCTGAGCCTCCTCGTCACTCATCATCGAGTCGGAAAGGAAGGGATGCCCAAGGGCTTCAATCGAAGTCGGGCGAGTGTCACGCGATTGGCCGGTGAGCCACTTCGTGAACTGCTTGAACTGAACTTCATAGTCGTCTTTCCGGATCTTTTTCCATTGCTCCTGATCTTCTTGCCCCCACTTCACCTCAGGACTCGACTTTTTGACGGTCGGCGCAGACTTCTCTGCGACAACTCCTGCGGAGAATACATCAAACCTTCCGTCGACGGCTATGTTATCGTTTGGCAAGTAATCGGTCTTAACAATTTTGGAGGTCTCTCCAACCTGAATCGCTCCGCCGAGATCGATTAGTTTCATCCCACCTGACTTGGCGTCAATCATTACATTTTCTGGCTTAATATCACTGTGCACTAATCCCTGATTTTCAATGTGTGCCAGCGTCTGAAGCATCTTGCGTTCCATGTACTGAATGATACCCCAGTACTGGGTATCGCTAAGTTCACCCTTTAGGTGCTTCGCTTTGAGCTTACTCAAAACTGCTTTCTGCGATTCTCCTTCAACCGCCTCCAAAATTAAGGATTTACGCTTAATCTTCGACCGTTTGGGATAGTCGACTTCGACTTCGATCTCTTGCACTCCCATGCACTTCGGAAGTCCTGGGTGATCTCCCAGTTGCTCATAGATCTTGTACTCCTTCTCGAGCAAGTGGTCATTGCTCATCGTACGCGAGAACTTGCCAACCAGAGGTTTTCCCTCTTTGGAGGGAAGCA
This window of the Pirellula staleyi DSM 6068 genome carries:
- the ftsY gene encoding signal recognition particle-docking protein FtsY produces the protein MGIFDLFKKQPAAEEKKPEAEQTAASSEKPAEPAQPVGIFARLKSALKKTTDLLNTDIRDLFKKEGRLVDDEMLDSLYSILVKTDMGVGPAGRIRDRVKTDFRGRVVHLTDVIASVKSELRELVAQPLQPITYAAEGPTVVLVVGVNGSGKTTSIAKLTSYFRQQGKSVVLGAGDTFRAAACEQLTIWAERLGANIVKGEAGGDPAAVAHRAVATAIAEKADVCIIDTAGRLQTQTNLMQQLEKIHRVIGKQIPEAPHEVILVLDATAGQNAISQAQGFSTAAHCTGIVLAKLDGSAKGGVVIPIREKFSIPVKFVGLGEKATDLAIFDSDQFVDALFEMDGK
- the nusB gene encoding transcription antitermination factor NusB produces the protein MARRSRAREVVLQILYEDDLNPDRSIAVSDVFLRRRLGDDVELVDFARDLLRGVRGRRKELDVLLQQKADHWTLDRMAVTDRNVLRLGAYEILHTQTPQRVAINEAVELAKRFGARQSPQFVNGILDRFLQKKRDS
- a CDS encoding serine/threonine protein kinase; this encodes MAGENQEVNKELAKSLQSARKRPRNFAAIAKGANPLDLIVSKKPIKPNEVQESKKKNGGNAAFQGVVKLDPTNDAGLVFQVLEIPSVTEMKLRKFITESTKLTLKARYEVVASIVEINDDIPDEVLEKMPLPEDNGAEIGASSKDDSEENRLKNERIQQLDEKNRPVEPTVDQQSTSQTLEPEVPNAPEFDLTPQLMEKLKALMPRIGEASGQYPQRKADLSNLVAKFQVDLRSRSFEMAKQSLRDLALLLNQLQPVKTEKKPSEVKVGLSSLNDLAGPIQKSLQDTKRGPKVKQLIADFKKAISDQNFDLAGQILSQLEGAVAPQITQTTEDWIKEMAPTLKSRSLGKKLGVGGFGAAYMLPSKEGKPLVGKFSRTMSNDHLLEKEYKIYEQLGDHPGLPKCMGVQEIEVEVDYPKRSKIKRKSLILEAVEGESQKAVLSKLKAKHLKGELSDTQYWGIIQYMERKMLQTLAHIENQGLVHSDIKPENVMIDAKSGGMKLIDLGGAIQVGETSKIVKTDYLPNDNIAVDGRFDVFSAGVVAEKSAPTVKKSSPEVKWGQEDQEQWKKIRKDDYEVQFKQFTKWLTGQSRDTRPTSIEALGHPFLSDSMMSDEEAQKLLQGIVEPPSIEVVEKPIIPELSIKAGYDREAWLSTMNDALDKGLLDERYRADVEELARLLLELDDPRANWQQFSRETDWEEMKVSLEFCRERLDEISSIVEKIYSGAPANGQVKTYLDANWNYSANVSLKLKEVQVVTLLDDVGDPAELEVDEIADKCEGIIELVKEQGSKLSGEFGELLRDREMSSDGTNFDRSLQLIMSLKMVDVMPLLARKQTLNNPGSYSSFELYDEESINRLVQECNTSTEADVSNAQTLATEWAQLDEGVEEYFSINSGVVDELEKLAVAVNEGNQEESAKLLQVVSLLIETIVNKLGEKYDYLESLSLLVGYRFYSVQAFYEAKVRLGDLLKSARLAVENIGD